A genomic segment from Bacillus cereus G9842 encodes:
- a CDS encoding MerR family transcriptional regulator has protein sequence MKISKFAEVNNVSVDTIRHYMDLGLVIPEKKGSHYFFDEYCQKDIELILEYKWLGFSLYEIKELFLYKNLGKSLDYEKDNFYQSLFKVKYEKIEQEIKTLEERKCKLKEALHNLSIETEISSSILGVDLKVLHLFKCVKCNGNLILEDGIINKNQIIEGKLICNCGEEYTIISGVLTAGNSVKAYEKKSLEDSISDYIHETDTAFLENVQRGGEWAKKKLMQLDLNEKILLDLGSGIGFFLRNIYEELPEECLYIAVDRDLNKLLLLKDVIERRNVKRNIVFICADFLNIPIQNNSVDIVIDQSGTSNYSFEYEEFLLCELNSLFKHNCYLLSSFILFNKFSINSQIAPRLRENFTSAKVTKEIENLQFQSIDESTSNYLIRGGRYEDFFVQGEEIYTYSFFGKRWG, from the coding sequence AGTCACTATTTTTTTGACGAGTATTGTCAAAAGGATATAGAACTTATATTAGAGTACAAATGGCTAGGGTTTAGCTTGTATGAAATTAAAGAACTGTTTCTTTATAAAAATTTAGGGAAATCCTTAGACTATGAAAAGGATAATTTTTATCAATCTTTATTTAAAGTAAAATATGAAAAGATTGAACAAGAAATAAAAACTTTAGAGGAACGAAAATGCAAATTAAAGGAAGCGTTACATAATTTATCTATAGAAACTGAAATTTCGAGTTCAATTTTAGGGGTAGATTTAAAAGTACTTCATTTATTTAAATGTGTTAAGTGTAACGGAAATTTAATTCTTGAAGATGGCATTATTAATAAGAATCAAATTATTGAGGGAAAGTTAATTTGTAATTGTGGTGAAGAATACACGATTATTTCAGGGGTTTTAACAGCTGGCAACTCAGTGAAAGCGTATGAAAAGAAATCACTTGAAGATTCTATTTCGGATTATATTCATGAAACTGATACTGCTTTTTTGGAAAATGTTCAAAGAGGAGGAGAATGGGCGAAAAAGAAACTAATGCAATTAGATTTAAATGAAAAAATACTACTTGATTTAGGGTCTGGTATTGGGTTCTTTTTACGAAATATTTATGAAGAACTACCGGAAGAGTGTTTATATATTGCTGTTGATCGAGATTTGAATAAACTTTTACTTTTAAAAGATGTAATTGAGAGAAGAAATGTGAAAAGAAATATTGTATTTATCTGTGCCGACTTTCTAAACATACCTATTCAGAATAATTCTGTTGATATTGTAATCGATCAATCAGGTACAAGTAATTATAGTTTTGAATATGAGGAGTTCTTATTGTGTGAATTAAATTCCCTTTTTAAACACAATTGTTATTTATTAAGTTCATTTATTTTATTTAATAAATTTAGTATAAATAGCCAAATTGCACCTAGACTCAGAGAGAATTTTACATCTGCAAAAGTAACAAAAGAAATCGAAAATTTACAGTTTCAATCTATTGATGAAAGTACTTCAAATTATTTGATACGAGGGGGAAGGTACGAGGATTTCTTTGTTCAAGGAGAAGAAATTTATACATATTCATTTTTCGGAAAAAGATGGGGTTAA